The Kribbella jejuensis region CCCAACCGGAAGGAGCTGGCGAAGACGTCCGTACTGGCTCTCTCGCTGACCGAAGCCTCGGTGAAGACCCGCTCCGGCGCCGCCAGCGACGACGAGGAAGACCTCGACCTGCCGTACTGGACCGGCGTCATCCCGCTGCACGTCGTCGCCGGCGAACCTGAGAACAACCCCGACTGTGACCTGCTCGTCCCCGCCCACGTCCGCACCCGCGCCAACCTGCTGGGTGCACCCAGCTAGGCGACGGTGCCCTTGTTGTAGTTCTTCTGGGCCCAGAGGTAGCCGACGATCGCGATCACCACGCACCACGCCGCGGCGAGCCAGCCGTTGGCGTTGTCCAGCGGCGTTCCCAGCAGCAGGTGCCGCAGGGTGTCGATGATCGGAGTGAACGGCTGGTACCGCGCGAACCAGCGGATGCCGCTCGGCATCGCGTCCAGCGGGATGAACGTGTTGCTCAGGAACGGCAGCAGCAGGCTGATCGGCAGTACGACGTTGCTCGCGGCCTCAGGTGTCTTGCTGGTCAGCCCGAGCGCGATCGCGAACCAGGTCAGGCCGAAGGTCAGCGCGATCATCAGCACCGCCGCCAGCAGCCAGTCGACGACGGACGCGTCCGGGCGGAAGCCGATCAGGATCGCGAATCCGACGACCAGCGCCAGGCTGACGATCGTCACCAGCACGTTGCCGAGCACGTGCCCGGTCAGTACGGCGGGCCGGAAGATCGCCATCGTCCGGAACCGGGCGACGATCCCCTCGGTCATGTCCATGCAGACCGCGACCGCGGGCGACATCGTCCCGGACGCGATCGACATCAGCAGGATCCCCGGGGTGAGGAAGTTGATGTACTCGCCCCGC contains the following coding sequences:
- a CDS encoding ABC transporter permease; the encoded protein is MSYALQDTSTMLRRTLRHAQRYPGLSLGALGMPVIMILLFGLVFGNTFAHGLGGVGRGEYINFLTPGILLMSIASGTMSPAVAVCMDMTEGIVARFRTMAIFRPAVLTGHVLGNVLVTIVSLALVVGFAILIGFRPDASVVDWLLAAVLMIALTFGLTWFAIALGLTSKTPEAASNVVLPISLLLPFLSNTFIPLDAMPSGIRWFARYQPFTPIIDTLRHLLLGTPLDNANGWLAAAWCVVIAIVGYLWAQKNYNKGTVA